A part of Bacillus thuringiensis genomic DNA contains:
- a CDS encoding ABC-2 transporter permease has product MQQLILKEFFLQKKMFPFYFLIPILSIFKNSVEPMGIAIALFITCSTIIYISFYYDEKSKAEKVLVSLPITRKEIIIAKYISSTLFIMVGLSVTFIVVILGNILLDRDIVMPGYAVFSAIVATSIYCVVTIPTNYIGGYKAITVLNLIMLFPLMGMIGLMCNIFGDKTIMLKVLHSQEATLAMGVLGTGVLVSIFISMILSMKMFQEAEL; this is encoded by the coding sequence ATGCAACAGTTGATTTTGAAGGAGTTTTTCTTACAGAAGAAGATGTTTCCTTTCTATTTTTTAATACCCATTTTATCTATTTTTAAGAATTCCGTTGAACCAATGGGGATTGCAATAGCATTATTTATAACATGTAGTACGATTATATATATTTCTTTTTATTATGACGAGAAAAGTAAAGCAGAAAAAGTATTAGTGAGTTTGCCTATAACGAGAAAAGAGATAATTATAGCTAAATATATTTCAAGCACATTATTTATTATGGTTGGTTTGAGTGTAACTTTTATAGTCGTAATATTAGGAAATATTTTATTGGACAGGGATATAGTTATGCCTGGATATGCAGTTTTTTCAGCGATAGTAGCAACTTCGATTTATTGTGTAGTAACGATACCGACTAATTACATTGGGGGATATAAAGCTATTACTGTCTTGAATTTGATTATGCTTTTTCCTTTAATGGGTATGATTGGTCTTATGTGCAATATTTTTGGTGATAAAACAATTATGTTAAAAGTACTCCACTCTCAAGAGGCTACACTAGCAATGGGTGTTCTTGGAACTGGAGTGTTAGTAAGTATATTCATATCAATGATTCTCTCAATGAAAATGTTTCAGGAGGCAGAGTTATAG
- a CDS encoding ABC-2 transporter permease, translating to MIKQLVLKDMMMQRKLGFVYLICFLFLLIVDFRSDSFLMTFSMFVPALGMILSMSYEGKNKSEMIVNSLPFDRKDIVIGKYIFVSILVALGGCFSLVVGLIQLQDGHMTGFMLWGEILGGITGGFVCSIIVLPIEFSVGYSSAKQIAPFAGLALGYLSGLIVSNVWLDVENVWSTSLVVNVCFIAGLLLLYVMSIFFSIHLYNERDL from the coding sequence ATGATCAAGCAATTAGTTTTAAAAGATATGATGATGCAAAGAAAGTTAGGGTTTGTTTATCTTATATGTTTCTTGTTCCTGCTCATTGTTGATTTTCGTAGTGATAGTTTTTTGATGACGTTTAGCATGTTTGTACCTGCTCTTGGCATGATACTGTCAATGAGTTATGAGGGGAAAAATAAAAGTGAAATGATAGTAAATAGTTTACCGTTTGACCGTAAAGATATTGTCATAGGAAAATACATATTTGTAAGTATTTTAGTTGCTCTAGGTGGATGTTTCTCACTAGTGGTCGGTTTAATACAGCTACAAGATGGGCATATGACTGGATTTATGCTGTGGGGAGAAATTCTCGGAGGTATAACAGGTGGGTTTGTTTGTAGCATAATTGTACTTCCGATTGAATTCTCAGTAGGATATAGCAGTGCAAAACAAATTGCTCCGTTCGCCGGACTTGCGTTGGGGTATTTAAGTGGACTGATTGTAAGTAACGTCTGGTTAGATGTAGAAAATGTTTGGAGCACGAGTCTAGTCGTAAATGTTTGTTTTATAGCAGGGCTGCTGCTTTTATATGTTATGTCTATATTTTTCTCAATCCATTTGTACAATGAGCGTGATTTATAA
- the gcvPB gene encoding aminomethyl-transferring glycine dehydrogenase subunit 2 translates to MKNQDQALIFEVTKEGRVGYSLPKLDVEEVKLEDVFESDYIRVEDAELPEVSELDIMRHYTALSNRNHGVDSGFYPLGSCTMKYNPKINESVARFAGFANIHPLQDEKTVQGAMELMYDLQEHLIEITGMDTVTLQPAAGAHGEWTGLMLIRAYHEANGDFNRTKVIVPDSAHGTNPASATVAGFETITVKSNENGLVDLEDLKRVVNEETAALMLTNPNTLGLFEENILEMAEIVHNAGGKLYYDGANLNAVLSQARPGDMGFDVVHLNLHKTFTGPHGGGGPGSGPVGVKADLIPYLPKPILEKTEDGYRFNYDRPEAIGRVKPFYGNFGINVRAYTYIRSMGPDGLRAVTEYAVLNANYMMRRLAPFYDLPFDRHCKHEFVLSGRRQKKLGVRTLDIAKRLLDFGYHPPTIYFPLNVEECIMIEPTETESKETLDGFIDKMIQIAKEVEENPEVVQEAPHTTVIKRLDETLAARKPVLRYEKLAPVQV, encoded by the coding sequence ATGAAGAACCAAGACCAAGCACTTATTTTTGAAGTGACTAAAGAAGGACGCGTAGGATATAGCTTACCCAAATTAGATGTAGAAGAAGTGAAACTAGAAGATGTGTTCGAGAGCGATTATATTCGAGTAGAAGATGCAGAGCTACCAGAAGTATCTGAACTTGACATTATGCGCCACTATACAGCACTTTCAAACCGTAACCACGGCGTTGATTCTGGATTCTATCCACTTGGATCTTGTACGATGAAATATAATCCGAAAATTAATGAGAGTGTAGCTCGTTTCGCAGGATTTGCAAATATTCATCCACTTCAAGATGAAAAGACAGTACAAGGTGCAATGGAATTAATGTACGACTTACAAGAGCATTTAATCGAAATTACAGGTATGGATACTGTTACATTACAACCAGCAGCTGGTGCACACGGAGAATGGACAGGCTTAATGTTAATTCGTGCATACCATGAAGCAAATGGTGACTTTAACCGTACGAAAGTAATTGTTCCTGACTCTGCTCACGGAACGAATCCAGCATCTGCAACTGTAGCTGGTTTTGAAACAATTACAGTAAAATCAAATGAAAATGGTCTTGTTGATTTAGAAGATTTAAAACGTGTTGTAAACGAAGAAACAGCAGCACTTATGTTAACAAATCCAAATACATTAGGCCTATTCGAAGAAAATATTTTAGAAATGGCAGAAATCGTCCATAACGCAGGCGGTAAATTATACTATGATGGTGCAAACTTAAATGCAGTATTAAGCCAAGCGCGCCCAGGAGATATGGGATTTGACGTGGTGCATTTAAACCTTCATAAAACATTTACAGGTCCTCATGGCGGCGGTGGCCCAGGTTCTGGTCCAGTAGGTGTGAAAGCTGATTTAATTCCGTACTTACCAAAACCAATTTTAGAGAAAACAGAAGATGGTTATCGCTTTAACTATGATCGTCCAGAAGCAATTGGGCGCGTAAAACCATTCTATGGTAACTTCGGAATTAACGTTCGTGCGTACACATATATTCGTTCTATGGGTCCAGATGGACTACGTGCAGTAACGGAGTATGCAGTATTAAATGCGAACTATATGATGAGAAGATTGGCTCCATTCTATGATCTTCCGTTCGATAGACATTGTAAGCATGAATTTGTATTATCAGGTCGTCGTCAAAAGAAACTGGGTGTACGTACACTAGATATTGCAAAACGTCTGCTTGATTTCGGTTACCATCCACCAACAATTTACTTCCCATTAAATGTGGAAGAATGTATTATGATTGAGCCGACAGAAACAGAATCAAAAGAAACATTAGACGGTTTCATTGATAAGATGATTCAAATTGCTAAAGAAGTAGAAGAAAATCCAGAAGTTGTACAAGAAGCACCACACACAACGGTAATTAAACGTTTGGATGAAACATTGGCTGCTCGTAAACCAGTTTTACGTTATGAAAAGCTAGCTCCTGTACAAGTTTGA
- a CDS encoding DUF3929 family protein, with amino-acid sequence MIYHLENGKTIKDVKEFCYRDQGKVLERVAHRVMDNREVTAIDKQGTIISIACEDIVKVELDYITES; translated from the coding sequence ATGATATACCATTTAGAAAACGGAAAAACGATTAAAGATGTAAAAGAATTTTGTTATCGAGACCAAGGAAAAGTACTAGAAAGAGTAGCGCATCGTGTAATGGATAATAGAGAAGTGACGGCAATTGATAAGCAAGGAACGATCATTTCAATAGCATGTGAGGACATTGTAAAGGTGGAACTTGATTACATAACAGAAAGTTAA
- a CDS encoding ABC transporter ATP-binding protein: MLELKNVCKSYQDFAVKNISFTLPRGYIMGFVGPNGAGKSTTIKMIMNLIRKESGDIKIFGKDNKKAEKEIKQNIGFVYDENHYYEDLTCEQMKRIIAPLYKKWDEEQYQSYMHRLQVPKYKKIKELSKGMKMKFAIAIALSHHAEFIIMDEPTAGLDPVVRSELLDMLQEIVMEDEVSVLFSTHITTDLERIADYITFINDGEIIFTGEKDELMGNYVIVKGSNDLLDREGKELFVGLRKNKFGFEGLAKGKQAIIDWFGNEVVIEKPTLDDIIVYTAKGRGAYASAHI; encoded by the coding sequence ATGTTAGAGCTAAAAAACGTTTGTAAAAGTTATCAAGATTTCGCAGTAAAAAATATAAGTTTTACGCTGCCACGAGGATATATTATGGGATTTGTCGGACCGAATGGGGCCGGGAAAAGTACGACAATCAAAATGATTATGAATTTAATTAGAAAAGAGAGTGGTGATATAAAAATTTTTGGAAAGGACAATAAGAAAGCCGAGAAGGAAATAAAACAAAATATCGGCTTTGTATATGATGAAAATCATTATTACGAAGATTTAACGTGTGAGCAAATGAAGCGTATTATCGCACCGTTATATAAAAAATGGGACGAAGAGCAGTATCAATCGTATATGCACAGATTACAAGTTCCGAAGTATAAAAAAATTAAAGAACTATCAAAAGGAATGAAAATGAAATTTGCGATTGCCATCGCACTTTCACATCACGCAGAGTTTATCATTATGGATGAACCGACAGCAGGACTAGATCCGGTTGTTCGAAGTGAATTGCTTGATATGTTGCAAGAAATTGTAATGGAAGATGAAGTATCTGTATTATTCTCAACGCACATTACAACAGACTTAGAGCGCATCGCGGATTATATTACGTTCATCAACGATGGAGAAATTATATTTACTGGTGAGAAAGATGAATTAATGGGGAACTACGTAATCGTAAAAGGGAGTAACGATTTATTAGATCGAGAAGGAAAAGAATTATTTGTTGGATTACGAAAAAATAAATTTGGTTTCGAAGGTTTAGCGAAGGGTAAACAAGCAATTATCGATTGGTTTGGAAATGAAGTTGTAATAGAAAAGCCTACATTAGATGATATCATCGTTTACACTGCGAAAGGGAGAGGTGCCTATGCGTCAGCTCATATATAA
- a CDS encoding ABC-2 transporter permease — protein sequence MRQLIYKDLFFFRVTWLVNLIMPLVLFMLDPSGELLFSMSCLFITLSSVMTLTFMDERNNSDIIINSLPVSRKDIIIARYISCAIFIVGGILSTMLVVFLVRGIVVIGDIGAYHPNLYIEIPWYEVINGAVYAVFFVVTFFPSYYVTRSKIARSIVSGASMVVGGIAWIFLGDGLDETTTSFLEWIMNPMHIGVFIVGFITLVSIYIASMLLTIKIYETRDL from the coding sequence ATGCGTCAGCTCATATATAAAGATTTGTTCTTTTTTCGGGTAACGTGGTTAGTGAATCTAATTATGCCTCTTGTATTATTTATGTTAGATCCAAGTGGTGAATTGTTATTTTCGATGAGTTGTCTATTTATAACCCTTTCTTCCGTTATGACGTTAACCTTTATGGATGAAAGGAATAACAGTGACATTATTATAAATAGTTTACCGGTAAGCCGAAAGGATATCATAATTGCTAGATATATTTCCTGTGCAATATTTATTGTTGGTGGGATACTCTCTACGATGTTAGTTGTTTTTCTTGTAAGAGGCATTGTGGTTATTGGTGATATCGGTGCATATCATCCGAATCTATACATAGAAATTCCATGGTATGAAGTAATAAACGGAGCTGTTTACGCCGTATTTTTTGTTGTAACATTCTTTCCTAGTTATTATGTTACAAGGTCAAAGATAGCACGAAGTATAGTGTCAGGAGCATCAATGGTAGTTGGAGGAATTGCTTGGATATTCTTAGGAGATGGATTGGATGAAACAACAACTTCATTCCTAGAGTGGATTATGAATCCTATGCATATCGGTGTATTTATAGTTGGATTCATTACATTAGTTAGTATTTACATTGCTTCTATGCTTCTTACAATAAAAATTTATGAAACGCGTGATTTGTAG
- the gcvPA gene encoding aminomethyl-transferring glycine dehydrogenase subunit 1 — translation MLHRYLPMTEEDKKEMLQTIGVQTIDELFSDIPESVRFKGDLKIKEAKSEPELLKELTQMASKNANLKEYASFLGAGVYDHYAPVIVDHVISRSEFYTAYTPYQPEISQGELQAIFEFQTMICELTGMDVANSSMYDGGTALAEAAMLAAGHTRKKKILVSSAVHPESRAVLETYAKGQHLEVVEINHKDGVTDLDVLQSEVDDTVACVIVQYPNFFGQVEKLADIEKIVHQQKSLFIVSSNPLSLGALTPPGKFGADIVIGDAQPFGIPTQFGGPHCGYFATTKAFMRKIPGRLVGQTVDSDGKRGFVLTLQAREQHIRRDKATSNICSNQALNALAASVAMTALGKQGVKEMARQNISKAQYAKRQFEAKGFTVTFAGPFFNEFVVDCKRPVKEVNDALLQKNIIGGYDLGRDYKEHENHMLLAVTELRTKEEIDTLVNEMGAIQ, via the coding sequence ATGTTGCATCGTTATCTTCCAATGACAGAAGAAGACAAAAAAGAAATGTTACAAACGATCGGCGTTCAAACGATCGATGAGTTATTCTCTGATATTCCAGAGAGTGTTCGTTTTAAAGGGGATTTAAAAATTAAAGAAGCAAAATCAGAGCCAGAGCTTTTAAAAGAGTTAACTCAAATGGCTAGCAAAAATGCTAACTTAAAAGAATATGCTTCTTTCTTAGGAGCAGGCGTATACGATCATTACGCTCCAGTAATTGTAGATCACGTTATCTCTCGCTCAGAATTTTATACAGCTTACACGCCATACCAACCAGAAATTTCACAAGGGGAATTACAAGCAATCTTTGAATTCCAAACAATGATTTGTGAATTAACAGGAATGGATGTAGCAAACTCTTCTATGTACGACGGAGGTACAGCTTTAGCTGAAGCGGCAATGCTAGCAGCTGGCCATACTCGTAAAAAGAAAATCCTTGTATCTAGTGCAGTGCACCCGGAATCAAGAGCAGTACTTGAAACATATGCAAAAGGTCAACATCTAGAAGTTGTTGAAATTAATCATAAAGATGGTGTAACAGATTTAGACGTATTACAAAGTGAAGTAGATGATACAGTTGCTTGTGTAATTGTTCAATATCCAAACTTCTTCGGACAAGTTGAAAAATTAGCTGATATTGAAAAAATCGTTCATCAACAAAAATCATTATTTATCGTTTCTTCAAATCCATTATCATTAGGCGCATTAACACCACCAGGAAAATTCGGTGCGGATATTGTAATCGGTGATGCACAACCATTTGGTATCCCAACGCAGTTTGGTGGACCACACTGTGGTTACTTTGCAACAACGAAAGCATTTATGCGTAAAATTCCAGGACGTCTTGTTGGACAAACTGTAGATTCAGATGGTAAACGTGGTTTTGTGTTAACGTTACAAGCACGTGAACAGCATATTCGCCGTGATAAAGCGACGTCTAACATTTGTTCAAACCAAGCGTTAAATGCATTAGCAGCTTCTGTTGCAATGACGGCACTTGGTAAACAAGGTGTGAAAGAAATGGCGCGTCAAAACATTTCTAAAGCACAATATGCAAAACGCCAATTTGAAGCGAAAGGCTTCACAGTTACATTTGCTGGACCATTCTTCAATGAGTTTGTTGTAGATTGCAAGCGTCCAGTGAAAGAAGTAAACGATGCATTATTACAAAAGAATATTATCGGCGGTTACGATCTAGGCCGTGATTATAAAGAGCATGAAAACCATATGCTTCTAGCAGTAACTGAGCTTCGTACAAAAGAGGAAATTGACACACTTGTAAATGAAATGGGGGCTATCCAATGA
- a CDS encoding DMT family transporter: MAWVFLILAGICEIIGVLFMKVATEKKGWAPKVILIANFGVSFFFLSLAMDTLPMGTAYAIWTGIGTAGSALLGILIFRESADWRRLAFLSCILCGAVGLKLLS; the protein is encoded by the coding sequence ATGGCTTGGGTATTTTTAATTCTAGCTGGTATTTGTGAAATTATTGGTGTACTCTTTATGAAAGTAGCCACTGAAAAGAAAGGCTGGGCACCAAAAGTTATTTTAATCGCTAACTTCGGCGTAAGCTTCTTCTTCTTATCTCTTGCGATGGACACATTACCGATGGGAACTGCTTACGCGATTTGGACTGGAATCGGAACTGCCGGTAGTGCACTTCTAGGCATTCTAATTTTCCGCGAATCAGCGGATTGGCGTCGCCTTGCCTTCTTAAGTTGCATTCTATGCGGCGCTGTTGGCTTAAAATTATTAAGCTAA
- a CDS encoding LacI family DNA-binding transcriptional regulator has translation MANIKQIAKTAGVSISTVSRVLNNHPYVKEEKRKRVLDAVEELNYAKNINAIHLIKGKTYTIGVMLPFINLPYFSTIIEGIGNEALAAGYHINLCQTNYDSIEEIRVLEMMKMKQFDGMIICSRTSSWEQIEPFAKFAPIISCEKMKHPLISSVYVDHYEGFRLGTAYLLDKGHEKIGICLARKTSANSIEREKAFADTLRNEGKTLHPEWIFHQCYTMQDGAQILHRILNMENRPTAIFTANDQVAAGLLTEARKHGIRVPEDLAILGFDNHEISKALEITTIEHPGLTMGSRTFSLFHNQIQSEEINGSAEELSFHLIERKTI, from the coding sequence ATGGCCAATATAAAACAAATTGCCAAAACCGCTGGTGTATCCATATCAACTGTTTCCCGCGTCCTTAATAATCACCCTTACGTAAAAGAAGAAAAACGTAAGCGTGTTCTAGATGCTGTTGAAGAATTGAACTATGCAAAAAATATAAATGCTATTCATTTAATAAAGGGAAAAACATATACAATTGGGGTTATGCTCCCTTTTATTAACCTTCCATACTTCAGTACCATTATTGAAGGAATCGGAAACGAAGCGTTAGCAGCTGGATATCACATAAATTTATGTCAAACAAATTACGATAGCATTGAAGAAATTCGTGTTCTTGAAATGATGAAAATGAAACAATTTGACGGGATGATTATTTGCTCTCGAACAAGTTCATGGGAACAAATTGAACCTTTCGCAAAATTTGCCCCTATTATTTCATGTGAAAAAATGAAACATCCTCTCATTTCATCCGTCTACGTAGATCACTATGAAGGCTTCCGTCTCGGCACTGCATATTTACTAGATAAGGGCCATGAAAAAATCGGAATCTGTTTAGCAAGAAAAACGAGCGCAAATTCTATAGAGCGCGAAAAGGCATTTGCTGATACACTTCGTAACGAAGGCAAAACTTTACATCCCGAATGGATTTTTCATCAATGCTATACAATGCAGGATGGTGCCCAAATACTCCATCGTATTTTAAACATGGAAAATCGTCCAACCGCTATTTTCACGGCGAATGATCAAGTTGCAGCTGGTTTATTAACTGAGGCAAGAAAACACGGCATTCGCGTCCCTGAAGATCTTGCTATTTTAGGATTCGATAACCATGAAATTTCAAAAGCACTAGAAATTACTACTATTGAACATCCTGGTCTTACGATGGGATCTCGCACTTTTTCTTTATTCCATAATCAAATACAAAGTGAGGAAATTAATGGCAGCGCAGAAGAACTGTCCTTCCATTTAATTGAACGAAAAACAATCTAA
- a CDS encoding DUF3975 family protein has translation MWKEKGKQMLAWITLSIVILLQISFHIIEWLFHKVLSIFTFLPNMTLEIISIVWSIIASIAIVIIWSIAKLWNKLFKKDSTSEKE, from the coding sequence ATGTGGAAAGAAAAAGGAAAACAAATGTTAGCATGGATTACACTTAGTATCGTCATTCTATTACAAATAAGTTTTCATATAATAGAATGGTTGTTTCATAAAGTATTATCCATTTTTACATTCCTTCCTAACATGACACTTGAAATTATATCAATTGTTTGGTCCATTATTGCCTCCATTGCAATCGTCATTATATGGAGTATCGCCAAGCTATGGAATAAGTTATTTAAAAAGGACAGTACTTCTGAAAAAGAGTAA
- a CDS encoding GntR family transcriptional regulator has product MNIIISNSSQDPIYVQIRKQLSQLILNGGLKGGDQLPSIRSLAKELQISVITTKRAYEELEKEGYIETVAGKGTYVSRKNNEILKEQRLRLLESKAEEIVKESKVLHLSLEELQQMIACLYEGE; this is encoded by the coding sequence ATGAATATTATTATTTCGAATTCTTCCCAAGACCCTATTTATGTGCAAATAAGAAAACAATTAAGCCAGCTTATTTTAAATGGTGGTTTAAAGGGTGGAGATCAATTACCGTCTATTCGTAGCTTAGCGAAGGAATTACAAATTAGTGTAATTACAACGAAGCGTGCGTACGAGGAGCTTGAAAAAGAAGGATATATAGAAACTGTTGCTGGGAAGGGGACTTATGTTTCCCGTAAAAATAATGAAATATTAAAAGAACAGCGGTTACGTCTATTGGAAAGTAAAGCTGAAGAAATCGTAAAAGAAAGTAAAGTGTTGCACCTTTCACTTGAAGAATTACAACAGATGATTGCGTGTTTATATGAGGGGGAATAA
- a CDS encoding DMT family transporter, with product MAWIYVIIAGIIEIFWVIGLKHAEAPLEWAGVALLITISFVLLFKAYKDLPVGTVYAVFTGIGAGGIVLTEIFIFGEPFSIIKVLLIGLIFFGVIGLKRVTEEKEAKEAA from the coding sequence ATGGCATGGATTTATGTAATCATAGCTGGTATTATTGAAATCTTTTGGGTCATTGGACTAAAACACGCGGAGGCACCACTTGAATGGGCTGGTGTTGCATTATTAATTACAATTAGTTTCGTTTTATTATTTAAAGCTTATAAAGATTTACCTGTCGGCACTGTATATGCAGTCTTTACAGGAATTGGAGCTGGTGGGATCGTTCTGACAGAGATTTTCATCTTCGGAGAACCTTTCTCTATTATAAAAGTTTTATTAATCGGTTTAATCTTCTTCGGAGTAATTGGGCTAAAGCGAGTAACAGAAGAAAAAGAAGCGAAGGAGGCCGCATAA
- a CDS encoding TetR/AcrR family transcriptional regulator — MKMTANRIKAVALSHFARYGYEGTSLANIAQEVGIKKPSIYAHFKGKEELYFICLESALQKDLQSFTGDIEKFSNSSTEKLLLQLLKGYAKRFGESEESMFWLRTSYFPPDAFREQIINKANVHIENVGKLLFPVFKRASEQDELHNIEVKDALEAFLCLLDGLMVELLYAGLNRFETRLDASWKVFWRGLSN, encoded by the coding sequence ATGAAAATGACAGCAAACCGCATTAAAGCTGTAGCACTTTCTCATTTCGCACGCTACGGCTATGAAGGAACTTCATTAGCAAATATTGCTCAAGAAGTTGGGATTAAAAAACCATCAATTTACGCACACTTTAAAGGAAAAGAAGAGCTATATTTTATATGCTTAGAATCCGCTCTTCAAAAAGATTTGCAGAGCTTCACAGGCGATATCGAAAAATTTTCAAATTCGTCTACTGAAAAATTGCTCTTACAGTTACTAAAGGGCTATGCGAAACGATTTGGTGAAAGTGAAGAATCAATGTTTTGGTTACGAACTTCTTATTTTCCGCCTGATGCATTTCGCGAACAAATTATTAATAAAGCAAATGTGCACATTGAAAACGTCGGAAAACTTTTATTCCCTGTATTTAAAAGAGCAAGCGAACAAGATGAGCTGCATAACATTGAAGTAAAAGATGCCTTAGAGGCTTTTCTATGCTTACTTGACGGTCTTATGGTTGAACTACTATACGCAGGTTTAAATCGTTTTGAGACACGTTTAGACGCTTCTTGGAAAGTATTTTGGCGCGGACTTTCAAACTGA
- a CDS encoding ABC-2 transporter permease yields MKQLIIKDFIMQWKYLIWCLIYPLFLYMTLTDIKSFYVIMSAIIPVIAILKTFNDDKKYDSEVMLNSLPLAKKEIVVAKYITALIVFIISMIVSSPVGITRFAGGVFEFITTTLVTSTGFVFIYLSFVLPILFWFGYKKASFITLFILIAPTAIGAMFFEISMEQIQLYNSVLFVSSICMFIVSIFVSVKLYEKREF; encoded by the coding sequence GTGAAGCAGCTTATAATAAAAGACTTTATCATGCAATGGAAGTATTTAATATGGTGCTTAATATACCCTCTTTTCTTGTATATGACATTAACAGATATTAAAAGCTTTTACGTAATTATGTCAGCTATAATTCCAGTTATAGCAATTTTAAAAACATTTAATGATGATAAAAAATATGATAGTGAAGTAATGTTAAATAGTTTACCGCTAGCAAAAAAAGAAATTGTAGTAGCTAAATATATAACGGCACTTATTGTTTTTATTATAAGTATGATAGTGTCTAGTCCTGTAGGGATTACTCGGTTTGCAGGCGGGGTATTTGAATTTATTACGACAACATTAGTTACGAGTACTGGCTTTGTTTTTATATATTTAAGTTTTGTTTTACCGATATTGTTTTGGTTTGGCTATAAAAAAGCTTCTTTTATTACGCTGTTCATACTAATAGCACCGACAGCAATTGGTGCCATGTTCTTTGAAATCAGCATGGAACAAATTCAACTATATAACAGCGTGTTATTCGTTAGCTCAATATGCATGTTCATAGTATCTATCTTCGTTTCAGTGAAATTGTATGAGAAGAGAGAATTTTAA